In Paenibacillus hexagrammi, the following are encoded in one genomic region:
- a CDS encoding preATP grasp domain-containing protein: protein MTFHLIHYVTTQRGEGTLIWMLNIGAEKYWNRVQAGINDPNENRLVNRVEEMNILLCREQDILILREQPDAAFISRMREYGFSIPRILTPSQADPLTPIAELVLQDSALMEQLKILADSREDVCFVPYAVTALEEQIAEACGLRMMGASSVLHASVNDKIMNRRMAEELGFPITEGKVCTSIEEIREAYERLTAEAPFFTKVIIKEPHGASGKGLYIVDHESKLAPLLSRFSRVLRSSPDSQWIVEGWHEKSADVNYQIYVAPDGTVDVFSIKQQILRETVYIGSKMPPTLSEGILQAYHEYGQKIGAYLYALGYTGIAGIDSIITSEGTIVPIIEINGRFTLSTYISFLQGVLGESKVFSRYFRVHSDRQINYQELCALLDHTGILYDSSRGEGVILYTAGSLPIHRDESSSTYTGRMFALIVSQDWQTNERIHTQLEKIVDDLAHTNRNVMNVHLAGEKEAAQA from the coding sequence ATGACGTTTCATTTGATCCATTATGTAACCACACAACGAGGAGAAGGAACCCTCATCTGGATGCTGAACATCGGTGCCGAGAAGTATTGGAATCGTGTGCAGGCAGGCATTAACGATCCGAATGAAAACAGGCTTGTGAACCGGGTGGAGGAAATGAACATCCTGCTCTGCCGCGAACAGGACATTCTGATTCTTAGAGAGCAGCCGGATGCTGCTTTTATCAGCCGGATGCGGGAATACGGCTTCTCCATTCCCCGCATCCTTACTCCTAGTCAGGCGGATCCCTTAACGCCCATAGCCGAGCTAGTCCTGCAGGATTCCGCGCTGATGGAGCAGCTCAAGATTTTGGCTGACAGCAGAGAGGATGTTTGTTTCGTTCCGTATGCGGTCACCGCTTTAGAGGAACAGATTGCGGAGGCTTGCGGGCTGCGGATGATGGGAGCTTCATCAGTGCTTCATGCTTCAGTCAATGATAAGATCATGAACCGGCGCATGGCCGAAGAGCTGGGATTTCCTATTACCGAAGGGAAAGTCTGCACATCGATTGAGGAAATTCGCGAAGCCTATGAACGTCTGACAGCGGAAGCTCCCTTTTTCACCAAGGTCATCATCAAAGAACCTCACGGCGCGTCGGGCAAGGGCTTATATATCGTGGACCATGAGAGCAAACTGGCTCCGCTGCTAAGCAGGTTCTCCCGCGTACTGCGAAGCAGTCCCGACAGTCAGTGGATTGTGGAAGGTTGGCATGAGAAATCTGCAGATGTCAATTACCAGATCTATGTGGCTCCGGATGGGACGGTAGATGTGTTTTCTATCAAACAGCAAATCCTGAGAGAGACCGTCTATATCGGCTCTAAGATGCCTCCGACATTAAGTGAAGGAATCCTGCAGGCGTATCATGAATATGGCCAAAAGATAGGCGCCTACTTATACGCGCTGGGGTATACGGGCATCGCCGGCATTGATTCGATCATTACGAGCGAAGGGACCATCGTGCCAATCATTGAAATTAACGGAAGGTTCACCTTGTCGACCTATATCTCTTTCCTACAGGGAGTTCTGGGAGAGAGTAAAGTGTTTTCACGATACTTTAGAGTACACTCAGACCGGCAGATAAATTATCAGGAACTGTGTGCGCTCCTAGATCATACAGGGATTTTGTACGATAGCAGTCGGGGTGAAGGAGTCATTCTGTACACGGCGGGTTCGCTTCCTATCCATCGGGACGAGAGCAGCAGCACCTACACGGGAAGAATGTTTGCGCTCATCGTATCGCAAGATTGGCAGACTAATGAACGAATTCACACTCAATTGGAAAAGATCGTAGACGATCTAGCTCATACAAATCGTAACGTAATGAATGTGCACCTAGCAGGTGAAAAGGAGGCGGCTCAAGCATGA
- a CDS encoding putative protein N(5)-glutamine methyltransferase, with translation MSSNLPESNAYSIIVSKLRSAGCVYAEEEAQLLLSAAKTLEELEMRVEQRMAGYPLEHLIGWVDFCGQRIQIDPGVFVPRQRTGLLAKQASILAQNGGIVVDMCCGSGALGAVLLAEVEHIELHAVDIDPAAVKCAQRNIVLAKGFVYEGDLFEPLPARLQAQVHVLIANAPYVPTASIQLLPQEARIHEPHVALDGGGDGLDVLRRVAAAAPTWLANNGYLLVETSARQAPFAEEIFKLHGLLPTTIHSEELDATVVIGQRSM, from the coding sequence ATTTCCTCTAACCTTCCTGAAAGTAATGCTTACTCGATTATCGTAAGTAAACTCCGAAGTGCCGGATGCGTGTATGCCGAAGAGGAGGCACAACTGCTCCTATCAGCTGCAAAGACTCTCGAAGAACTCGAGATGCGGGTTGAGCAACGAATGGCTGGATATCCATTGGAACACCTGATTGGTTGGGTAGATTTCTGTGGCCAGCGAATCCAGATCGATCCCGGAGTTTTTGTGCCTCGGCAGCGTACCGGGCTTTTGGCCAAACAAGCCAGCATTCTTGCTCAAAATGGGGGGATCGTAGTAGATATGTGCTGCGGTTCAGGTGCTTTAGGTGCTGTTCTGCTAGCCGAGGTAGAGCACATAGAACTGCATGCTGTCGATATTGATCCAGCAGCTGTGAAATGCGCTCAGCGTAACATCGTTTTAGCCAAAGGTTTTGTCTATGAAGGTGATCTGTTTGAGCCTCTTCCTGCTCGTCTACAAGCTCAAGTCCATGTTCTCATTGCTAATGCTCCTTACGTGCCTACTGCATCCATTCAACTCCTGCCTCAAGAGGCTAGGATCCATGAGCCGCATGTAGCGTTGGATGGGGGCGGGGATGGACTAGATGTACTCAGAAGAGTTGCAGCTGCCGCCCCCACATGGCTTGCAAATAACGGCTATCTACTTGTAGAAACCAGTGCCCGTCAAGCTCCATTTGCTGAAGAAATCTTCAAACTGCACGGACTATTACCAACAACCATTCATTCGGAGGAACTGGATGCTACGGTTGTGATCGGGCAACGAAGTATGTAA
- a CDS encoding putative holin-like toxin gives MEVKDALTLMFMFGMFILALLTYLKKK, from the coding sequence ATGGAGGTAAAGGATGCCTTGACGTTAATGTTCATGTTCGGCATGTTCATTCTCGCGTTGCTCACCTATCTCAAAAAGAAATAG
- a CDS encoding alpha-glycosidase — MMLEAIYHRPKLNWAYAYDLHTVHLRIRTKRGNVQKVSALTGDKYAWEETSAYVDMQVFASDDLFDYWEVAVNPPYRRLRYAFLIQSGKQLLWLTEEGYFEKEPQDSLWMFEYPFLNPADVFTPPAWVKEAVFYQIFPERFASGDPSLTPAHAEPWGGEPTPTNYFGGDLQGVIDHLDHLIELGITAIYFTPLFTSTTNHKYDTSDYLSVDPQFGTNETLKRLVEECHKRGIRVLLDAVFNHCGHKFAPFVDVLEKGAQSRYADWFHVKDWPLRVEDGIPTYETFAFEPIMPKLNTENDEVKEYLLNVAEYWIREVGIDGWRLDVANEVDHQFWRLFRDRVKRINPDAYLFGEIWHDSLMWLQGDQFDAIMNYPFTSAVFDYIANDKLDGAGFANKVGAQLASYQRQVSETTFNLLGSHDTPRLLTQCGNDARKVKLASLLLFAFPGTPCIYYGDEIGMSGGGDPECRRCMEWDASRQDRDLFEFFRGLIALRKSSEALRTGSVRFLHAKAGDARLVLERVHENEHVLILVNAGRRSASLSVEAGGGARVWRDAFEGTAAAPDGGKLQVKLPPYGYAVLRAD; from the coding sequence ATTATGCTGGAAGCCATTTATCATCGCCCGAAGCTGAATTGGGCTTACGCTTACGACTTGCATACCGTTCACCTTCGCATCCGAACAAAAAGAGGCAATGTGCAGAAAGTGTCCGCCTTAACCGGTGATAAGTACGCGTGGGAGGAAACGTCAGCCTATGTCGATATGCAGGTCTTCGCAAGCGACGATCTCTTCGATTACTGGGAAGTTGCCGTGAACCCTCCTTACCGCAGATTGCGTTACGCCTTCTTGATTCAGTCAGGGAAGCAATTGCTCTGGCTAACGGAAGAAGGATATTTTGAAAAAGAGCCTCAGGATTCGCTCTGGATGTTTGAATACCCGTTCTTGAATCCAGCGGACGTATTCACGCCGCCTGCGTGGGTGAAGGAAGCTGTGTTCTATCAAATTTTCCCAGAGCGTTTCGCCAGCGGCGATCCAAGTCTGACACCTGCACATGCCGAGCCCTGGGGTGGGGAGCCTACGCCTACGAATTATTTTGGAGGTGATCTGCAAGGCGTTATCGATCATTTGGATCATCTCATCGAGCTTGGCATTACCGCCATCTACTTCACTCCTCTATTTACATCTACAACCAATCATAAATACGATACCTCCGATTATTTGTCGGTTGACCCTCAATTCGGAACGAATGAAACCTTAAAGAGGCTCGTGGAAGAATGCCATAAGCGGGGGATTCGCGTATTGCTGGATGCAGTCTTTAATCATTGCGGCCATAAGTTTGCTCCCTTTGTCGATGTATTGGAAAAGGGCGCTCAATCGCGTTATGCGGATTGGTTCCATGTCAAGGATTGGCCTCTACGGGTTGAAGACGGGATCCCTACCTATGAGACGTTTGCCTTTGAGCCGATCATGCCCAAGCTGAACACCGAGAACGATGAGGTCAAGGAATATCTTCTCAACGTAGCTGAGTATTGGATCCGTGAAGTAGGCATCGACGGCTGGAGACTCGATGTGGCGAATGAAGTCGACCATCAGTTTTGGAGACTTTTCCGTGATCGGGTGAAGCGTATCAATCCGGATGCTTACCTCTTTGGCGAGATCTGGCATGATTCGCTCATGTGGCTGCAGGGCGATCAGTTCGATGCCATTATGAACTACCCGTTCACAAGCGCGGTGTTCGATTATATTGCGAATGACAAGCTAGACGGCGCCGGCTTCGCGAATAAGGTCGGAGCGCAGCTGGCAAGCTACCAGCGCCAGGTGAGCGAGACGACGTTCAACCTGCTCGGCAGCCATGATACGCCGCGCCTGCTTACGCAGTGCGGCAATGACGCACGTAAAGTGAAGCTGGCTTCCCTGCTTCTATTCGCCTTTCCCGGCACGCCGTGCATCTATTACGGCGACGAGATCGGCATGAGCGGCGGCGGTGACCCGGAATGCCGCCGCTGCATGGAATGGGACGCGTCCCGTCAGGACCGCGACCTGTTCGAGTTCTTCCGCGGGCTGATCGCCCTGCGGAAGAGCAGCGAAGCGCTGCGCACCGGCAGCGTGCGCTTCCTTCACGCCAAGGCGGGCGATGCACGCCTTGTGCTGGAACGCGTTCACGAGAATGAGCATGTTCTCATTCTCGTGAACGCGGGGCGACGCTCGGCTTCGCTGAGCGTCGAGGCCGGCGGCGGCGCGCGCGTCTGGCGCGACGCCTTCGAAGGCACGGCGGCAGCGCCGGACGGCGGGAAGCTTCAGGTGAAGCTTCCGCCTTACGGCTACGCCGTGCTGCGCGCCGACTAG
- a CDS encoding DUF7667 family protein yields MLAVHQRMAELWTLRRARNLTKAEQDELMLCLEANATYVWNRLKLDNLSLCASLTHDYEWLHEICARIEKLEPRH; encoded by the coding sequence ATGCTGGCCGTTCATCAACGTATGGCAGAATTATGGACACTGCGCAGGGCAAGGAATCTAACCAAGGCGGAGCAGGATGAACTCATGCTTTGTCTGGAAGCTAATGCTACTTATGTATGGAATCGATTAAAATTAGATAATTTATCGCTATGCGCATCACTTACGCATGACTACGAATGGCTGCACGAGATTTGTGCGCGTATCGAAAAGCTCGAACCCAGGCACTGA
- a CDS encoding glycosyltransferase 87 family protein: MLSFFQPNRSVSVRRYGLLGFILLAAFIMRLILAPMWIGYDTDVGTFLAWSDRAYTVGLPALYTDAQHYFLDYPPGYMYVLYAIGFLHHAFGIPWESPISLLILKMPAMLADVGLAYAVYRLTWQVRGGQHAEPLALAGLMALNPAMWVNSAMWGQVDSFFMLFILMTLFQQQRGKLPQASVWLALAILLKPQALLFGPFLLIDVLRRRDWMLFC, translated from the coding sequence ATGCTGAGCTTCTTCCAGCCTAATCGGAGCGTATCAGTTCGGCGATATGGGCTGCTCGGATTTATTCTATTGGCCGCTTTCATCATGCGGCTTATTCTTGCGCCGATGTGGATCGGTTACGACACAGATGTCGGGACGTTTCTTGCTTGGTCGGACCGCGCATATACCGTGGGTTTGCCAGCCTTATACACGGACGCCCAGCATTACTTTTTGGATTATCCTCCCGGCTATATGTACGTGCTTTATGCCATTGGCTTTCTCCATCATGCGTTTGGAATTCCGTGGGAGAGCCCGATATCGCTCCTTATTTTGAAAATGCCCGCGATGCTGGCTGATGTAGGACTTGCTTATGCGGTGTACCGGCTAACCTGGCAAGTACGCGGAGGACAGCATGCAGAACCGCTTGCGCTTGCGGGCTTAATGGCTCTCAACCCGGCTATGTGGGTGAATTCAGCCATGTGGGGGCAGGTCGATTCCTTCTTCATGCTGTTCATCCTGATGACACTCTTTCAGCAGCAGCGGGGCAAGCTTCCGCAGGCTTCGGTCTGGCTGGCTCTGGCCATTCTTCTGAAACCTCAGGCGCTGCTGTTCGGACCGTTCCTGCTCATTGATGTGCTGCGCAGGCGGGATTGGATGCTCTTTTGCTGA